One genomic segment of Rhodopirellula islandica includes these proteins:
- the aroE gene encoding shikimate dehydrogenase — MICVSLGRARHKRMIAEHQYLVEQGAQLVELRLDYISRAVDLKRLLNDRPGPVVATVRRKEDGGRWERSEQDRLMLLRSVIAAGAEYVDIEADIASQIPRYGNTKRIISYHDFSGTPENLDELHEAMAAEDADIVKIACMANSFSDNIRMINLCKNAKIPTIGICMGEIGMLTRILANRVGSPFTYATFSSDKKLAPGQLNWKEMNSVYHYETIKEDTALFGVIADPVAHSHSPLIHNAAFVDAGLNARYLPLRVPKDDLPSFMNTCTDLGIQGISITIPHKESALQYCTQAESAATGIGAINTMVFNGDDRLGYNTDYRAAMDCIEEAFNIERGTENSLQGKTALILGAGGVSRAIAWGLRQRKCDVTISSRTRERAEMLAADIGCHVVDWEERHDTKVQLLINGTPIGMHPDVDNTPFNQSALNQFMVVFDTVYNPENTLLIKQAKQKQSRVITGVDMFVRQAAYQFKLFTGQEASIELMRKKIKEATNPVQLN; from the coding sequence ATGATTTGTGTCAGTCTCGGCCGTGCCCGCCACAAACGCATGATCGCCGAACACCAGTACTTGGTCGAACAAGGCGCCCAGCTCGTTGAATTGCGTCTGGATTACATTTCGCGCGCAGTGGACCTGAAACGATTACTCAATGACCGTCCCGGGCCCGTGGTCGCCACGGTTCGTCGCAAAGAGGACGGCGGGCGATGGGAACGATCCGAGCAAGATCGCCTCATGCTGCTACGCAGTGTCATTGCAGCGGGAGCCGAATACGTCGACATCGAAGCCGATATCGCCTCGCAAATCCCACGATACGGCAACACTAAGCGAATCATCAGCTACCACGACTTCAGTGGCACACCAGAAAATCTCGACGAACTGCACGAGGCGATGGCAGCCGAAGACGCCGACATCGTCAAAATCGCCTGCATGGCAAATTCATTTTCGGACAACATCCGAATGATCAACCTCTGCAAGAACGCCAAGATCCCAACAATCGGGATCTGCATGGGCGAGATCGGCATGCTGACCCGGATCCTCGCCAACCGCGTCGGATCACCCTTCACCTACGCGACGTTCAGCTCGGACAAAAAACTTGCTCCGGGCCAATTGAACTGGAAGGAAATGAACAGCGTCTATCACTACGAAACAATCAAAGAAGACACCGCGTTGTTCGGCGTGATCGCAGACCCCGTCGCCCATAGCCACAGCCCACTGATTCACAACGCAGCCTTTGTCGACGCGGGGCTGAATGCTCGCTACCTGCCTTTGCGGGTGCCCAAGGATGACCTGCCTTCGTTCATGAACACCTGCACGGACCTCGGCATCCAAGGCATCAGCATCACGATTCCCCACAAGGAATCAGCTCTCCAGTACTGCACACAAGCCGAATCGGCCGCCACTGGCATCGGTGCGATCAACACGATGGTCTTCAACGGGGACGATCGCCTCGGATACAACACCGACTATCGAGCTGCGATGGATTGCATCGAAGAAGCATTCAATATCGAACGGGGCACCGAGAATTCCCTGCAAGGAAAAACGGCACTGATCCTAGGAGCCGGCGGCGTTTCGCGAGCCATCGCGTGGGGACTGCGGCAACGCAAGTGCGACGTCACCATCAGCTCTCGAACCCGGGAACGCGCTGAGATGTTGGCCGCTGACATCGGTTGCCATGTCGTCGACTGGGAAGAACGCCACGACACGAAAGTCCAACTGCTCATCAATGGGACTCCAATCGGCATGCACCCAGATGTCGACAACACCCCGTTCAACCAGTCCGCTCTGAACCAGTTCATGGTTGTCTTCGACACGGTTTACAACCCCGAAAACACGCTGCTGATCAAACAAGCGAAACAGAAACAATCTCGCGTGATCACTGGTGTGGACATGTTCGTCCGCCAAGCCGCGTATCAGTTCAAACTCTTCACCGGCCAAGAAGCTTCGATCGAACTGATGCGAAAGAAGATCAAAGAAGCCACGAACCCAGTCCAGCTGAACTAA